One window of the Candidatus Zixiibacteriota bacterium genome contains the following:
- a CDS encoding exported hypothetical protein (Evidence 5 : Unknown function) — MRNLLLLLAFIISAVSARAQIEADDFFTLSPCPETNRACFRGRPLPECKEFWLVEERLEFRANDVNSLYNPASVNLGIDLGHMFNITRRYAVGGSVYFAANSNRTVEGLRLRYRYWLNRETSFDISPGIIFAGNDESANPPNTKYPGLIISAALGYKDLIAFNLTLERYALRNNFGKIDSPKSETVIYSGFTLGSYSALAGMVATVFTGVIALVSMHEHTVVTF; from the coding sequence ATGAGAAATTTACTTCTTTTGCTGGCGTTCATCATTTCGGCCGTTTCTGCGAGAGCTCAAATTGAAGCCGATGATTTTTTCACATTGTCGCCCTGCCCGGAAACCAACAGGGCCTGTTTCCGCGGAAGGCCCTTGCCCGAGTGCAAGGAATTCTGGCTGGTCGAAGAGCGGCTCGAATTCCGCGCCAATGATGTCAATTCCCTCTACAATCCGGCCTCGGTCAATCTGGGCATCGATCTGGGGCATATGTTCAATATTACACGCCGTTATGCGGTCGGCGGATCGGTCTATTTTGCCGCCAATAGCAACCGCACGGTTGAAGGTCTTCGGCTCCGCTATCGTTACTGGCTCAACCGCGAAACCAGTTTCGATATTTCGCCTGGGATTATTTTCGCGGGCAATGACGAAAGCGCCAATCCTCCCAACACCAAATATCCGGGGCTGATTATTTCGGCCGCTCTCGGATACAAGGATTTGATCGCTTTCAATCTGACCCTGGAGCGGTATGCCCTGCGCAACAATTTCGGCAAGATTGATTCTCCCAAATCGGAGACGGTCATCTATTCCGGTTTCACGCTCGGCTCCTATTCGGCTCTGGCGGGGATGGTCGCGACAGTTTTCACCGGCGTGATTGCCCTTGTGAGCATGCACGAGCATACCGTAGTCACCTTTTAG